Part of the Triticum urartu cultivar G1812 chromosome 2, Tu2.1, whole genome shotgun sequence genome, ATGTGCTAAATTATGTATGTGTTCATCAATTCATGATAGCATAGTGCCAAAGGCAAACCCTAAATTAAAAAAATTAGGGGTTTTCAGTACCTTAAATCAATTTGCACACTTGCTGTGGTGCTGCCGCCGGACGGCCAGAGACTGGCTACTGAGCGGCACCGACGGTCGTAGGCTTTGCACGGAGGGCGGAGGGCCGGACTCCACTGGAGGCAGGGGCGAGCGGGCGGCAGGGCCAGGCGGTCCGAGTCAAGGGAGCAGCCGGGCAAGGCAGGGGCACGGGGGAGCAGTGGATCCGAGGGCCAAGCGAGCGCCGGGCGGGAAGGGGAGGCGGTCTGGGCTCCGGCCAGCGACCGACGAGGCCGCGAGGAACGGCGGCGGTGAGACGAGGGCGTCAGATGGCGTCGGCTTGAAGCGGCTGCAGTGGACGAGACGAGGAACGGAGGAAGTGGACGAGACGAGGGTTGTGGCTGCGTTCACTGGGTCAATCGGTATGGTTATTGGGTCGATTTTTTTTCTAGTCCAGTTAAAAATCCATAGGTATATAAACGGACCCAAAATCTCAGGGTGGgccgcggcccaccctggccacCCTGTAGCTTCGCCACTGCCTAAGAGCGCGTGTTGCAGCTGTCTATTATTCTGTAGCCggctccttctctctctcctcttctttCCCCTTCATATGAGCAGAAAAAATATATTTTAATTCCTATAGACTGCTTGCATAAGCTTATTGTAATTGCTTTAATAGTTGCTTACGTGAGAAGGCCAACATTATCAAATGGCAGAAATGATGTAGAGAAATTCCAACTGTTTTTTATTCCCCTTAATCACCTGATTAATTACAAGTGCATTTTTCATCAAACCATCTGGTTTCATGAGAAATCTGATTGATGGATACATGCTAGGGTTTTTGACATGGACATCTAAGCTAGCATATGCATGTCACATCTGACATCTCTATGTGGTTGAACACAAATATAAACATAAACGTATACTAGCATAATGTATGTACATGACAAGACAACCACTAAATCCAATTACACACTCAAACCCCAAAGTGGTACCACTATGGTCGGTAATTAATTAAGTAAAAAAAGGAGCAGGTGATTGGCAATTAACCGCTAGTTAATTTACATTACTTCAGCTCGGGTACAAGCAAAGTGTGCACATGACGAGTCCGTTCTCGTTGCATCCGTGGCACCGGACACCACCGCGCTCGCCGTCGAACAACTTCCGGCTGCCATCGCACTCACCGCATACCACGAACCTCAGCCCCCCGCACGCCTCGCACTTCTCCCTCTTCTTGTTGCTGCTGACCGCCGCCTCCGGGGGCGAAAGTGACGGCAGCTGGATGAGGGAGGTAAGGCGACCGTCCTCGTGGAGTGCGAGCACCTGGGCGGCGCCCCCGAGGTCGTGGCCGCGGACGAAGAGCCGCGGGGGCACGGCCTTTTCGCCAGTGGCAGCCCAGAGCTGCTCCCGGAGACCCCGGTCCATGGACACGTCGCGCTCCTGAAACGCCACGGCGAGGTTATCCAGCAGAGCGCGCACGTCGTTACAGTCTTCGAACGTCTTGCGGATGCCCCGGAGCGTGGTGGTATAGAGCACCACGGCTTCGTCGCCGCCGGGTGGGCACCTGGCCGGGAAATCCCGGAGCATGCCGTCGGGATCAGACGCCGGCGCCGGCCCCGAGGCAAGGGAGTCCCGGTCGTAGCCGTCCTGGTCAACGAGCTCCCAGTCGTCGTCGATGGGCTCAGCGGGGAGGTTAATCTTGGTGGGGGTCTCCTGGGCGTCGAAGAAGGACGCATCGTCGGATAGTCCGTCGGTGGAGTGGAGCACGACGCGGCCGGGCTTGGTCGGCGACGGCGGCAGGGATGCCGATGCGGCGGCAGGGGCAGCGGGGAGGGACGATCTGAGGACGCGCAGGATGCGCGCCTTCAGCGTCTGGATAGTCATGGCAGGAAGCTCCGGCGGGAAGGATTGCTTGGGATTGATTTGTTCCTTTGAGTGCTCGCTTTTGGCTCCGGATGCGTGTGGTATTGGTGATGGTTAAGGAGAAAGAGGGACGAAGAAGAGGCCTGATTGGAGTCGCTTTTAACCGCCTTTTTAGAACCTTTTTTTATTAGGGTATAAGTAGATGCTCTAATATGGTGTAAGTACTCTCTATTTTAAAAGAAAGTTGATATGTCTTGACTTACATCCATCCACCTCTCCCGCACAAGAAAGAACACAACTCCTCTCACGTACTACGAGGTGCAATTGGGTCTCTAACATGTTGGCCAACCTATCTATGCCCACATGTTAGTGGCTCAACCACAGTCTGCAATATGTTAGGGGAGCCTCATCACACGAGaaaaaaaaaattcatgaaattccATGTTCACGCGGGCATGAAAACCCGGGACACCAGCCCACCTCCAtgtttcctttttattttctcttctcAAATCTCTCCTGAACCATGCCAACGTGCACATCTCGTGACCAACCCGATGTTCCTCTCCCTTCGGCGACCACCTCGGTGCCATCTCCCCCCCCCCCTATCTGGCATGTCCCTCTCCCTCTAGCCTCAACTCTTAATGCGCTTCCCTCCGCCTCTGGCCTCAACTCCCCGGCGTGCTTTCTTCCTGTCCCAAAAACTAGGAGTCAGAGCCATGTGGACGAAGGACGTGCATCCCAAGATACCTATCAACTTCAAATAAAGTAGAaggttgatatgtctccaacttatctataattttgtATTGTTTCATGCTAGTATATTATCACTCTTAGATACTTTATatgcaactttatatcatttttgggaactaacctattaactcagtgccaagtgtcagttgctattttttttgcatgtttttggttttaCACAAATTTCCTACCAAGCGAAGTCCAAACACGATGAAACTTTATGGTGATTTTTCTCGACCAGAAGGGACCCTAAAAGCTTCGGGAGGAGGACCGAAGATGTATGGGAGAGCCACAAGCTCACAAGGCGCGAGGGACGCGCTACCTGAGTTTGTGGGTCCCACGTAGCTCCATTTGACTTCCTATAAACTCCCATAAATACCAAAACCAATAGAGAGCCACCCGAAGGAATTTTTCGGCCAACGTAAGCTTCTTTTCTTCCGAGGTCCCATCTGGAGGTCTTCTTTGGTACtatgtcggagggggaatcgatcacggagggcatctacatcaaccttgaTGCACCTCcgatgatttgtgagtagtttaccacggacctacgggtccatagtgattagctaggtggcttcttctctctctttgattttcaatacaatgttctcctcagagttctatccaatgtaatctttttttgcggtgtgtttgttgggatctgatgaattgtgggtttatgattgaAATATTCATTGAAAGTAACTGAGTTTTTTTTTCTTAAACTTTATAATGTGTGATTGGTATAGCTATGTAATGCTTTCCGACATATGGGTTTTCTTTGGCCAAGTTGATTCATTGATCTTAAGTGGAAGTGGTGCATAGTAGTAGGTTCAATGTTgcgtgtcctcacccagtgacagcatgggtagcgaggcacgtattttGTTGTTTCTACTAAGGGTGAAACAACGGAGTTTAATCATATCGCTGGGTTTTATTCTGTTaacattatgtcatcttgcttaaagcgttactctggtgctacttgtgagctgcgttgggattttCTCAAAGAGGAGAGGACGAtgcagtacagtagagataagtattttcctcagttatgaaactaaggttatcaatccaatataagaaccaagcaacaactagtaaacaacacatgcacacaaacaacaaatacttgcaacccaacgcgtagaggggttgtcaatccctcaatgGTTATGAGCAAGATTAAATGATGTAGTTTTTGATAGATAGATCAAACAAAAatacaaaagaaaataaataaaagtaaATTGCAGCGAgatatttttggttttaatatatgatagaaaatagacccaaGGGCCATATTTTTCACTAGATGCTTCTCTCataaaaatagcatacggtgggtagacaaattactgttgggcaattgacagaAAAACGAATAATactgacgatatccaaggcaatgatcatgtatataggcatcacgtctgataCAAGttgaccgaaacaattctgcatctactactattactccacacatcgactgctatccaccatgcatctagtgtactaagttcatggaagaatggagtaacgccttaagcaagatgacatgatgtagaaagaTAAACTCATGTATTAaataaatcccatcttgttacCCTTAATAGCAATGTACATGCGTGTcatgtccctttctgtcactgggattgagcaccccaagatcaaacccatcacaaagcacctcttcccattgcaagacaaaccaatctagttggccaaaccaaaccaataaatcggagaagaaatacaaggctattgagggagtcctggattaaggggtcctcgggcgtccgacctgtgtgacatgggccggactgttgggccgtgaagatacaagatagaagacttcctcccgtgtccggatgggactctcctttgcatggatggcaagcATGGTGTccggatgtattatttcctttctctgtaaccgactttgtgtaaccctagtcccctccggtgtctatataaaccggagggttttgtccgtagagacaatcacaatcatacaagctagacttctagggtttagccacaatgatctcgtggtagatcaactcttgtaatcctcatactcatcaagatcaatcaagcaggacgtagggtattaactccatcaagagggcccaaacctgggcaaaacatcatgtcccctgtctcttgttaccatcgaccttagacgcacagttcggggccccctacccgagattcgccggttttgacaccaacattggtgctttcatcgagagttccactatgtcgccGGCAGAATgttcgatggctccatcaatcatctGCAATGATGCTGCCCTGggggaggtttttctccccggccagatcttcatattcggcggcttcgcactgtgggctaactcgcttggccatctagagcagatcgacaactacgccccaggtcaccagattagttttggaaacctggattatgtcgctgatatccgaggagacttgatcttccaaggattcacgaccccaacctccgctctggccttagatccggagcgcGTCGCCAGGTCCGAAGACGGGGTTTCTAAGCCCGCCGGACTATCTGCGGCTACTAAGCCCAGTACGGGAGAGTCGGAGGAAGCAGTGTCGCTGGCAACCATCATAAAGCCAAACTCTTCTATGGACACTAGCTCCGAGCCCTCAGAGTCAGCATCGTGTGAGCTCGGCCATGGAGTCCCCTTCTCGCAGTACTCCATGAATTCTTTTCTCCCTGGACAAACCTCACCTTTAAGCGAGGCTTTGAACTTGATGCGATCCCTCGTTATTACAGAGGAGCAACGTCCGAACTACGCCCAGCCTGGACTAGGGGCCGAGAgcagggaattttacgtcccacccactacccacttcatcgccacagACGAGGAcctaactgacatgctcgattatggctctaaagacatcgacggtatggacgacgatgtcggaGAAGAGCAGGCTCAAAACCCCCtgtttaccggacgctggacggccacctcttcgtatggCGTGTAGATgctggatacacccaaagagggtGACGACGATAGTGAGAAAAATCCAGTCggggataaacctcctgagatacagccaaagcaccgacgtcagcggcgccgctctaaatcacgccgtGGAAAAGACATCGATACCGACACGAGAGACAACAACACTCCGGACGAggccgaagaccaagaaaacccTGTCGAGCCAACCTCCGAACAGGACGAtcgggaagatgggcaagttagccctgatgaacaggccataaacgaagactcggaggacagtaattatcctccactctccgaggatgaggtgagcctcggcgacgaagactttatcgtgcctgatcaagatctactcaacgacaggtggactaatgtcctggcatcCGAGGagtacggcctcaagcgcccaactaAAAGTTACCCTAAGCGTAAACTGCTACCTTAATTCGGCGATGAGGCACTTGAGCCCGTACCGTCAACACGTAATGCAGCTGACCAGCCACCACGTGACCGGGACAAAACGGTAACTCAAGCCGAACGCCAGCCCATACTATCTCGCCGTAAAGGTCGAGACACAACAGCTCGGGGCTATACATATGACCTACGGCAGGACCTGCAAAATAGAGCAGGTCCgaccagatcgatctacgaatcGCAGGAGCGTGTCCCGACGCGTGACGACAGCTATCTAGCTAGACATGACAAGCGTAATCACGCCCGGGACGAAGatcgcagacggactccatccgagctacgtcGCGACCTGGCCGgatatagaggcaccgcacaccccctctgcttcactgatgaagtaatggaacatcgattcccagaagggttcaaacctgtgaatatcgaatcatatgatggaacaacagatcccgcgggatggattgaggactttcttctccatattcatatggcccgcggtgatgatcttcatgccatcaaataccgcCCCCCCTGCGGTGAAAttttggactcggttcctaactaaaaagaaccagatcatcgactgtccagatgtcaaagccctagcggcctttaagcatagcatccgcgacgaatggctcgcccgacacctcggccaagaaaagccgaagtccatggcggccctcacagcacttatgacccgcttttgcgcgggcgaagatagctggctagcctgTAGCAATAATAATGCAAGCGAACCTGGCACTTCTTAAGCCAGAAATAACAAGGCAAGCCCTGATGCAACAggcacaagcgtcgaaacaatggTAACAATACCGATGACatggcggtcaacgccggattcagtggctccaagtctggccagtgaaagaagccatataaaagaaaCAATCCGGGCTCATCCAGCTTGGAACGCATACTGGATCGTCCATGTcagatccacggcacccccgataaatgagccaatcatacccacagaagctgttgggtctttaaacatgCTGGTAAGTTAAATAtcgaagacaaggagaaggggtcgcaaagtgaggacgacgacgagaatacccgtccaccgaacacagggggacacacgaagtttccccctcaagtcaaaatggtgagcatgatatatgttacccacatccccaaagcgagcgctcagggacgtctacgcgatagagccaatcgccccaaaattcaacccatggttgtcctgtccgatcaccttcgatcgcagggatcatccgactagtatccgtcatggcggctcagccgcactagtcctcgacccaatcattgatggattccacctcatgcgcgtcctcatggacggtggcagcagcctcaacctgctctaacAGGATACAGTCCGCATGATGGGCATCgatccgtcaagaatcaagcccataaaaaatacctttaaaggagtaataccaggtgtagaggcccactgcacaggtTCAATTACATTGAAAGTTGTCTTcagatctccggacaacttccgaagcgaggacttgatcttcgatatcgtccccttccgcagtggctatcacacactgcttggacgaactgcatttgcttgattcaatgcggtgccacactatgcttatctcaatctcaagatgcccggaccacgcggtgtcataatagtcaatgaaaacacggaacgctccctccgtaccgaggagcacaccacgacccttgcagcggaagtacggAGCGGCCTTATCAAGCAGGATTTTAATTCGGCGGCCAAGCTCCTGGACACCGTCAAACGAGTCCGGATTACTCCGCAGCAAGACAGTCAGGCTCATCAGGAGCttgactagcaattcggcctccgtcttAGTCCCGACCAACCGGCGGCATACGTACCGCGCGCACATAACTACAAACTCAAAATAACATGGGAAAAGACGGAGGCGTAACCCGATTGTGATACATAATACGGCTCGACCGTCCCTgaacacacacatttttttatcCTTTTCAGGTTTCTTCTCCACATGTCCTTCTCGACGGCCTAACAATCGATCCTTTCGAAGGATGGATATACCAAGGTGGCAAGTAGCATCGATGTATGGgggaattcccaggtggtcttTTTGACGATCACTCTACCTATTTTCAGGACCCGCACGAAGCTCCCCCCTTGGTctcggcatgttaaatagccctgttgcctatcgcactatttgtacaaATACGCATTGACGTATTAATCAACTTGcaatggaaacagtttgcggcccgGCTTATGTGGCACTGGCTTACTACTTCATTTTATTTCGTTATTCTTATTGATTGCAtctgtacactttggtacgccTTGATTTGCCAGGAGCCTCATTGCGCTCCATACTACGGCAACAAGTCCGACACctttacagtatagttcggccccccgaatttagcattatatgcatcggctctgaatcatgtctttggtcaatagttgggttgcccgccTCCTGTATTtactgccttacgttccgctctatcggctaggatagtaaagggagaactactgcgattgtgtcctggtctatccggatgagcacctcagtagagaaagccaaaaactgactgtcatgatgcggcatgAGCTAGTCAGCTATTTGGAGGTTAAAATCTCttgcgattttttccgcattatgtgATGGATCAGCCTTCGCCCGATCGGTGTCTACAGCACCCTAGTCCGGACTAATGAATACCATGGACCGTGCCTAcatttctattgtcaaactcctatggctaagtgagggtgataaagccacatagtgtgattgcctggttcgttgcgctaaacacctcctttaagaaCCAAAatcttggatcaagagtgtttaggtttcaacccgaacacccccgtactacctacgtggggctgaagccgacgactggccaactctcagatttaataaaacAGCCACACAGGAGGTCAAAACTTAAAATAAACagcaagcattatattacatatcagCCTTGTTTTCACCATACAAGCCGGGATAACATGAAGGtattcattcaaagataatgtctttTGAACACTAGCCCTCTAAAATGCGGGATCCCTTCAGGACATCCtcaaaataccgctcgggcgtacggtgctccttgccctcggGCTATCCCTCGGTCgcgagcttgacggcgtccatcttcgcccactgcaccttgacacgggcgaaggccattcgcgcACCTTCGATGCAAACCGACCGCTTGATGGCATCAAGCCGAGGGCAGACATTGAACAACCgcttcacgagtccgaagtagctgctgggctGGGCGTCAACAGGCCATagacggattatcaaatccttcatggccagttcagCTTCCCTATGTAGTTCGGTCAGCTGCTTCAGCTGATTgctaaagggcaccggatgttctggcgcaaggtattgcgaccagaatagcttctccattgaactcccctcttcggctcggtagaactCCACTGCGTCAGCAACATTGTGCGGCAGATCCACAAATGCTACtagagaactccaaatccgggtcagtaagagGTACCTTTTCTTCACAAACTTGCTCTACATAAGAAAGGCCTTACCCACCGCGATTTTCCTGGCTTCCTGAATTTCCTGGAGGGCACCCTGGGCTTCGGCCCGGGCCTCTTGCTCGCTTTGGTGGGCCTTAGCAAGTTCGGAATCTTGGTCCTAAAtcttgcgctccaaggactcgcatttctttgcagcgtcctggagctcctgctgaaCCTCCCCGACCCTTGCCTCGTGCTTTTCACGGGCGGCTTGTTCCTTCTCTGCTCTCTCTTGGGCCTCGGCCAGGGACTTCTTGAGGGTCTCCACCCCGGTTGCAGCTCCTACGAAATATCATGATAGTATGATCAACATACACAATTCATATATCTTTACATCCGAATAGACCATTGCATACCTTGCTGGTCCTCTAGTTGTTTTTTAACATGGCTGAGCTCTTCCTTGGCCCGCTCCAAACTCTGCTTCAGTTTAGAGACTTCGGCAGAATGAGAGGCCGCAGCCAGCATCGATGCCTGCTTATTCATATAGACATATATTGGTTAGTCTCCTGCAAaaattatttgatcctct contains:
- the LOC125541467 gene encoding uncharacterized protein At5g39865-like gives rise to the protein MTIQTLKARILRVLRSSLPAAPAAASASLPPSPTKPGRVVLHSTDGLSDDASFFDAQETPTKINLPAEPIDDDWELVDQDGYDRDSLASGPAPASDPDGMLRDFPARCPPGGDEAVVLYTTTLRGIRKTFEDCNDVRALLDNLAVAFQERDVSMDRGLREQLWAATGEKAVPPRLFVRGHDLGGAAQVLALHEDGRLTSLIQLPSLSPPEAAVSSNKKREKCEACGGLRFVVCGECDGSRKLFDGERGGVRCHGCNENGLVMCTLCLYPS